From the Bacteroidia bacterium genome, one window contains:
- the pyrE gene encoding orotate phosphoribosyltransferase, producing MAKTHEEFLDIFKQAGAFLEGHFVLTSGLHSPHYVEKFRVLEHPLHTAELCAEFVAEWGEQHPTVVLGPATGGIILAHETAKQLGVRAMFTERLDGAMVLRRGFELTPEDRVLLVEDIVTTGGSIFEVIEAVKATGAQILGLAFLVDRSGGKVNFGIPSKALLTLDVVTYQPDDCPLCRDGVPIRKPGRSGK from the coding sequence ATGGCAAAGACGCACGAAGAATTCCTCGACATTTTCAAACAGGCCGGTGCCTTTCTCGAAGGCCATTTCGTGCTGACCTCAGGCCTGCACAGCCCGCATTATGTGGAGAAATTCCGCGTGCTGGAACACCCGCTGCATACGGCGGAGCTTTGCGCGGAATTCGTCGCGGAGTGGGGAGAGCAGCATCCGACGGTGGTGCTGGGACCCGCGACGGGCGGCATCATCCTCGCGCATGAAACGGCGAAGCAGCTCGGCGTGCGGGCCATGTTCACCGAGCGTCTCGACGGCGCCATGGTGCTGCGCCGCGGCTTCGAGCTCACGCCCGAAGACCGCGTGCTCCTCGTCGAGGATATCGTCACCACGGGTGGCAGCATTTTCGAAGTGATCGAAGCGGTCAAAGCTACAGGGGCGCAGATCCTCGGCCTCGCCTTCCTTGTGGACCGCAGCGGCGGCAAGGTGAACTTCGGCATTCCATCCAAAGCCCTCCTCACCCTCGATGTGGTGACCTATCAACCCGACGATTGTCCTCTCTGCCGCGACGGCGTACCGATACGCAAGCCGGGAAGATCGGGAAAGTAA